The genomic DNA TTTGTGCCGGCCTCACTAGAAGCCCGGAGCTTGAAGGAGGGAGGGTATTCACCTGGTCACGTCCAACGCTTCGTGGGTACTTCAGCGGGAAGGCTGGGGCCTTCAGTCTcaccccgggggcgggggggggggcggtttgcCAGGACACCCAGCTTCAGAAACATTTGGGGACACTGAGTGCTTCTGAGAATCTGGTGATAGCTATGGGCTTTCTCCAGAAAAATGCACACATCGCATTTCCCCCACAAAACCAGGGGGCGCAGGGGCTCCCGGTGACAAGCCCCCCCTGGTTCTCAAGAAAATTGTTTCCGCATCACCTCACCTCCTTCCAGAACCCCTTCGCTTGGGTCTTTCCACgcagcctcctcccctcctccgccCGTGAAGGTTTGAGGTGTGGGACGCCACGGAAGGAACACCTTGTAGCGGCCACCGGTGACAATAACCCGCTTTGTGCGCGGGAAAACCAGCGCACCCCCAAGCCGGGGTTTCctctgcacgcccccccccccaccctcgcaCTCCGTCTTGGGGGGTCTCCGTCGCCGGGGCGAATTCGGGACGTCCCCTGCCGccggctcccttccctccccaaacCCCGAAATCAGTCCAaatgggggggggcggtgcccgGAGGCGCGCGGCTTGTCGACGGTTTCGGCAACAGCTAAAGCGTTGGccaattaactttttaaagaccGGTCGTTTCATTCTCCCCGAAAGCGAAGAGAAAGGTTGGAAGCGGCGAACTTGGGGCCCCTGAGGGACGGGGATGGGGGCCGGCCGCGGCTCCGGGCGAGCCGGCAAGCCAGCCAGGGCCGCGGCCCCCGCGCGCAGCGCGCCGCCTCCGCCCATATGGCGGCCGGGCCGGAGGTAATTGGAACAAACGCCGTCTGAAAAGGGCACAAAAGCCGCAGCTGGGGCTTTGTCCGCGCTCCCACGGGGAGCCGCCGGCCCCGCCGCCCAGCCCCTTTCTCGCCCGCtgccggccgccgccgccgccgggatCTCCCAGCGCGGATTAGGCGGGGCTgcctccctggggctgggggggggggggcgggggtcctgCCCCCCATTCCGGAGAAAGAGGGGCCCGCGTGTCCAGGCCCCCCGCCCCATCCAGCAGACGCGCGGGGAGAGGAGGCAGCGGGACCGGTGGGGGCACACGAGTCCTCGGGGAGACCTCGCTTAATTACCCAGGCGGGGAGAAATGCCGGAGGGCGCCGCCCCACCATCTCCCCGCGCCGGGCGGAGATCGTGAGCCGAAGGACGCAAAGATAGGTAGAGAGAGTTGGTGACTGAAGACCCGGGGACACGTCCACCATCCGAGCCGTCCTGGGCGTCTGCAGCCCCCCAGTCAGGGCCCTGCCACCGCAGAGTCTCTCCCCAGAACACAGCCGCCCTATCTGCCCACAATTTCTGGCGGCCCTGGCGGGAGGTGAGATCTAACCTCCTAGACCCACAATGTGCGGAAGCCTTCCTTCCTGGGTCGGCCCGCGTGCCAGGCGCCCACCCACCGGCCTCGGCATTGCCTCCAAACCCACGTTTCTAAGAAAAGTCACCTCTCCCCAATCTGGGACACCAGCCCCCCCCACAGGCCTGTGGCACTGAGCAACTCAGCAGAGATGTGTCTGAGGCATAGGCACTCCTGGGGGCTCTCCAAATTCAGAGGCTCAGAAACAAACAGAAGCGGGAGGTGTTTTCCTTGAGCCCAAAGGTTGGGGAAGTGCAGGACCCGGAGTGGATTCCCTAGCACACTCGGGGTCTCAGAAAACCGTGGTGAGGGAGTTGGGAGGGCAGTGGGGGGTTGGAATGGGTCGCCAGGCAAGTGCCAAGGAAATGGAGGGGGGGGTGATGGTGAGGAGActagggaggaaggagaagaggagggaaggaagaaaagaagtgaCCAGGAGGAGAGTTCACCCAGGCCTTGAACCCGGTAACAGCAACAGCAGAATTCTCTCTGCAAAGTCCAGCTCCTGGCCCCCTGCAGCTCCAAAGACTGGGAGTGGGGAACCGGGTTGGTCAAGTTCTAGTACCTCCAACCCTAATGACCACTGGCGTGCCTGGAGCTGGAGAGTGCTGGGGAGTCCTGCCCAGAGCGCCCGGCCGGCATCCTGGCTGACAGTTCCAGACGCCCGGGGCGCACAGCACAGTCATGGATGGATCCCGACCCCTCCATCCCTACCGCCTGCGCTGCCCTCCAGTGCCTGTGTTCCCGCTGGGGCCAGGGACACCAGGCCATGGGGCAAGGGCAGCACGAAGGCTGAGTGTCCGGCTGGCGCAGGGGGCAGGTGGATTTGCCAGCGCTCGCCTTGGCATGACGCTTGGGGGTGTGTGAGCCTGTGCATTTCTTTGGGTATATTTGTCATTGAATGTAACTGGGGAGTGGCACCCACCTGTGTGTTGTTGTGTGGGATCATGTGTCTAGATTTGTGTCCACGAGGTCTCTGAACTCCAGTGTGTGTGCAAGGGAGTGTACCCATGAGTCCTGCGTGGGTGCGTGGGTGCGCGGGTGTTCATCTGTGTGTGTCGCTGTATGGGTGTCTGATTTGGGGTCCAGGAGTAGGAGAGTGCACACGCCTACGTTGCTGTGTGTCTGTTAAGGTGTGTTCGTGATTGTGTATGTACGTCCGGCGTGAGTAGATGGGAGGGAGGGCGTCCCTGGCGGCCAGCGGCGCCCGGGATCCCGACCTGCGTCCTCAACCCCCAGAACGGCACGGGCCTGGGTGTAGGGCAGCGCGTtccgaggtggggggggggggcccttaCCTCCGTAGTAGGTGTACGGAGTGGACCCCAACATCTCAGACTCGTCCAAGCGGCCGCCCAGCGGACGCATGCGCCGCGGACTCCGGAAGAAGGCGTGTCTCCGGGCGCCCAGCGCGCTCAGTTGTTTCATCCTGCGTTCTTTGGACCGTCGGTTCTGGAACCACACCTGGGACAGAGCAGGGATTGTGAGCTCCGATCCGGGATgccctctccttcctgcccaggCCGCTCCTTCTGGGTTCTATAGCCTCTTCACCAAGACTGcccaggggcgggggcgggcggatTAGGCcaggagaggtggagaggggctTCGGGGAACCAGCCAAGGGTGAAGGATTTCGCGGACCCGTGGGGCGACTCATAAAGACCTGGGCTTCCTGGTCCTCGGCCCGCCCTCGGCCTGACGGCTTTATAAAGGCCTCCCGCCCTGCACGGCCCTGGTCCCGGCCCCTCGGCTCCCCAGCCGGGCTCTGGCCGTTTGTCTGTCCGCCCGCGCACCGGCGCAGGGAGAGGGCACGTGGAGAACCTTGCCTTCTTCTCCGCTCGGAAataggagaggaagggagggggtacCCCAGCGAGGCTTAAAACTCCTTGAACGGGGAGGGGGCGGGATTCCGAGGGGTGAAGTGACCCGCCCCAGATCGCGCCGTCAGGAGGTCAGCGGGGCTTTGCAGAATCTTTCGGTTAGGAGTTTGACCAGCCGGTCCTGCCCTCGGGCAGAGTCTGCCCTTCGGCAGACCCCAACTCGGCGCACTCTTGGCCAAGGAGGCTGGGCGGGAGGCTCCCGTGGGCCTCCCGGCTCCGGGGCTCCTCTGGGCTGGGAAAGGGCGACCCGGGCCCAGCCGCACCTGGATGACGCGCATGTTGAGGCCGGTCTCCTGCGCCAACTGTTCGCGGATGTGGCGCGTGGGCTTGGGCGTGGCGGCAAAGGCAGCCTTGAGCGTCTCCAGCTGCTTGGCTTTGATGGTGGTGCGCGGGCCGCGCCGCTTCGTGCCCGAGTTCTGTTCCTCGTTCTCGTTGTTGGCCGTCTCCTTGTCCGACGACGTCGAGTTGTCCGTCTCCTTGGGGTCGTCCTGGAGAGGGTCCTGGAGGTCCGGGGACAAACTGCGGTCCGTACAGGATGACACTGCGGGGCGCACAGAGCGGGAAGAGGACCCCGGCGTCAGCGGCGGCCCAAGGTCTCTGCAACCGGGTAGCGGGTTCCAGCCGACCCCGGCGCGCCGCTACCCGCGCCGGGTTCCTCCCCAAGCCTTGcgacagcccctcccccaggggcccGGCGCCCGCCCACTCCCTCCAGGCGGGGCCCGGCCTGCGGAGAGACCCTTCTCCAGCCCTCTCTAGCACTTTTCGGTTATGGCCTGGGCGAGGGGCAGGCACGCCCTCTGGGGGAGCCCGGCCTTCGCGGAGAGGGGACCGGGAGGAGCCCACAGAcgccttctcccctctctccttcctccagacCCCACTGACCGTCCTCCCAGAGTGGCCTGAAGTTACCAGGTGCTGCAAAGATTCGGAAAGTGGGGGGAGTCGTGTGGTTCCAaactgggggaggagggcagcttGGAAAAGGTCCCTCCGGGGAAGGAGAGCGGGGAAAGAGCCGGGAGTCCGTATCCGGTGGGGACAGACTCCAGATGCTgtcccccttccccgccccttcCATTTGCCCCAGAAATGCCTGGTGGGAGCGGAGAGTGCCGAGTCTGGCACAGAACGCacacgggggggtggggtggtggtggggggggtgcaaAGTAGAGAGGGCCGGGCTGGCCACGCTGCAGGGTCTCAGGGCCCCCggctgggcaggggaggagggctcCTACCTGAGTTGAGGCTGCCCTCCTTGAGGCTGGAGGAGCTCAGGTAGTCATCCTTGCACACGAACTTGTTCTCGTCAATGACGTAGAGCTCCTCGCCCGTGGACAGCTGCTTGTTGCACACCATGCAGGTGAAGCAGTTGAGATGGAACACTTTGCCGCGGGCCTTGCGCACCAGGTCGCTGGGCGAGATGCCTTGCCCACAGCCCGCACACTTAGTGCCGAAGCGCCTGCGGAACGCAACGTGGCCTGTCACCTCGGAGCAGCCCGGTGTCCCATTCTCTCGAGCCCCTGACCTCTTCCCACGCGCCCTAGCTTCTcagaagcacccccccccccccgccccgtccacATCTGTCAAATGAGACCCCAATCCTATGCCGTCCGACTAGCGCAAGAGAGATGAGGCAAATGTCCCGGGCTGTTCTTGGGGCTGCGACTGTCGCGTGCCTTGTTCAGGTTTATCCACACACCAcccggcttggagcctggagccaaaCACAGGCCAGAGCACCCCGAGATGCCAGCCCCGTCCCTGCCAGATCCGCCCCGGCTGCTCTCCTGAGGCAAACTTGGATCTCCAAGTTAGGAGGCATTTTAAGCCCGGCAAGCCAGGTTTGGACCACCCCTTCCTTTGCCTCCTGGATGCTTTTCCAGCCTGCTGGGGCCCGGGTAAGGCCAGACGGGCCCGGATGGCAGGTCCTATCAACGGGGTGGGGAGCTCTTAGGAGCTGGACCCGAGTAAGGACGAAGGGACCTTTAGCTGACTCCCAGTGCCACCGGCGCTGGAGGCCTTCCAGTCCGGGACCACTCTGGGACCCGCTGGAGCTAGTTGGGAGCCTGTGGACAGCAGGGCCTCGGAACGATGGTCTCCGGAAAGCAGGGATCGggtctcccccgcccctccctgtgCCCAAGCTCTGGCCCTGGCAGGAACTGGGAGAATGTAACCAGAAGGCAATCCTCAACCTGCACGGCCAGTACACAGGATCTCTCAAACCCCCCCTTTCCCGCGTTCCTGATctaaatccttttctttcttccttgagcGCTTGGAGAAGGCCAGCCTCCCCCCAAAATGGGTGGTGCAGGCCAGcactgggaggggggaggtgtgGGTCGAGGGGGAGAGTGAGGACCCAGGACTTTGGGGCCCCCCATCGACTCATACCCACGTCTCTAAACAGGGTGAATTTGGGTGACGTTGATGTAGTGAGGGCATTAGAAGCCATAAGTCACTTTTGGCCTTATCCGGCAGCGTAATTGGCCATATGCACCTTATCAAAAATCATTAGGCACTTTGCAAGCACCACCACATTAGGGGCCTCAGGCCTCCGGAGCCAGGGAGCTGACACGTGTAAAGCCGAGGCTGACATTCTCTCCCGTTCAAATTCCCTGGTGCCTGGCTGCTGGGGCCGGAGAACAGCCTTTCTCCGCGGTGTTAATCACGCCCCCCCCTTCCCTCGGTGCCCGGGAATTCGCACGCACAAAGCCGGCTCTGGGCGCCTGGCGGAAGCAGGCAGGGCTGAGCTGCCGAAAACCCCACAGCCTTTCAGGTCCTCCCCTGGCATTTcccagctggggaaactgaggcccagaaaagtgATCCGTGGGCGGCAAAGGGAGGTGACACATCGCAGACTGGACCCTGGAGGTCCTGATTCTCAGCTTCGATTTCGTTTGGACATTTCAACGTGGGAGAAAATGTTtaaggagttgggggtggggtgggggcaaggaggAGAAGGTTCCCTCCCTCCGTCATCAGAGGAGATCTTCCCGACTGAGTCCCCTCGGAGTTGGGAAGTTTCGGCCTGTCCAGGAGGGCTCTGGGGCCCTGGCCTGCGGGAGGTCAGCCCCTGGGCTCCCGCACTCTGCCGGCCGGGAGAAGCCTCCAGCAGTCCCTAACTTAGGCAAAAATTCTTCCTCTCTCAGAACCGGGCCTGAACTTCCACCCTGGGGTCGCAGctgcggggaaggggcagagatgagTGGCGAGCAAGTTTCTCAGGGCTTCTCCGCCCTGCCCCGCCGCGGCTCCAGGCCGGGCTGGAGGAGCGAACTAGCGACAGCGAAGAGGCAGCATTCTTCTGACTCCGCCCGGGCTCGGGCGCCTTCCCGGACCCAGGGCAGGAGGAGAGCAGTGGGCCGCCCGCTTCCCGTCTAAGGTTGGGAGCCCAAGGAGGCTGCTTTGGCGGTCTCCCCCTGCCCCGGCGCCCCAGAGGAGCGCGCGCAGGGCGGGCGCGCAGGCAGCAGGGCGGCGCGGCCTCTTACCTGAAGAAGTCATTTTTGCAGTAGAGCTTGCCCTCGCGCGAGAAGCACTTCTCCGAGAGGTTCGTCTTGCACTCGCAACACTGAACGCATTTGACGTGCCACGCGCGGTCCAGCACGTTCAGCAGAAAGCGGTCGAGGATGGGCCGTTCGCAGCCGGCACAGTGCACCATCATAGCGCCCCGGCGGCTCGGGCCGCCCTGCCCTCCCTTTGGGCCCCCGGCCCTCGGGCCCCTGGGCCCCGCCGCTGCGCTCCGCCTCTTATCTCGGCCGCCGCCGGGCGAGTCCCGCCCGGACCAAGACTCAGCCGGTCAAGTCCTTGGATGATCGCTGGCCTGGCGCTGGgctgccgggggtggggtggggaggggtggcctTCACAGCCTCGTGCCCCGGGCCGCGCGCCCCAGTGCTGGCTCCCGGCTCCCCCAGGTGTCTCGGGTGGCGAATGGCCTCGGCGCTGCGGAGCGGCTTTCCCCGGTGGCGGAGGCGCCGGCACTTTCCCCCACTTTCAAGCGGTCCCGATCCTCATCTTTGTCTGGCCGCCGCCTAATTCGCGCATCCTTATTCAGATTTGGTGACGTGGCGCGGCACGTAGGGGGCCCGGCGGCCAATGGGCGCGCGGTGGCCATGGCAACCTCTTAAATTTATAGCATATCTAAATTGGCTACAGCGTTGCGGTCCGGACAGAGCAAAAAAAACAAGGcatcagtattgttgagtattaGCTTGTACCTGGTTCGGAGGCTAAGTAAGTATTaccttccagtttggggctgggGGCGCGGGCCGCGCGATCTCAAAAC from Prionailurus viverrinus isolate Anna chromosome D3, UM_Priviv_1.0, whole genome shotgun sequence includes the following:
- the LHX5 gene encoding LIM/homeobox protein Lhx5 translates to MMVHCAGCERPILDRFLLNVLDRAWHVKCVQCCECKTNLSEKCFSREGKLYCKNDFFRRFGTKCAGCGQGISPSDLVRKARGKVFHLNCFTCMVCNKQLSTGEELYVIDENKFVCKDDYLSSSSLKEGSLNSVSSCTDRSLSPDLQDPLQDDPKETDNSTSSDKETANNENEEQNSGTKRRGPRTTIKAKQLETLKAAFAATPKPTRHIREQLAQETGLNMRVIQVWFQNRRSKERRMKQLSALGARRHAFFRSPRRMRPLGGRLDESEMLGSTPYTYYGDYQGDYYAPGGNYDFFAHGPPSQAQSPADSSFLAASGPGSTPLGALEPPLAGPHAADNPRFTDMISHPDTPSPEPGLPGALHPLPGEVFSGGPSPPFPMSGASGYSGPLSHPNPELNEAAVW